The sequence AGCATCTTTAAACTACTAGCATACATAGGCAGGCACCGCTGCTACCACTACTACTAGATAGGGTGTGGGGAGTACCGGTCAAGTTCTGAACTTGCTACCACACCGTCCACGCCGTACGCCCCCGGTCGAGGCGAACACGCATATACAAAACGAGCAGAGCCTTgtgcacgcacgcacgctcTTGCTACACCAACCAAACTTTCAGCACTCCAAATCCACCTGCGCGCGTCAAGTTTAAACAGAAAAGAATCCCAATCTGACGACTAGCCAGCTTCCTCCGCCGATCCATGGCCTGTCTCGTCCATTTTCGCTCCAGGCGTCGCGAGTGTCAGCAGCCTAGTGGCCCAGCTCCCAGTTCAGCGTCGACGCCACCCTGTCGTGGTAAGGCACGTACTCCTGCACAACCGATATGATCGCAGGTCACATTTTGCACGCGATTCGATGAACGAGCTCAGGCCCAGAGATCTCTGGTTCCTGACGAGCAAGAGAGCCCGGGACCGGGAGACCTGCTCGAAATTGAAGGCTGTGTCCTACGAACGCACCTCGAGCTTGTCCATGAGCTCCTGCGCCGTCGGGGCGAGCACGATGATGCGGCGGGCGCTTGTGTTGATGAacccctcctccaccgccttgtCGATGAACGTTAGCAGCGAGTTGTAGTAACCGTCCACGttcagcagccccacctgcatGAAGACAGTGGCCATCTCAGAGATCGTTTCGGTTGCTCGCCACGAACGCCATGGGCTGAAGCGGCTGCGCGAGGGACGGCATCGTCGTACCGGCTTGTGGTGGATGCCCAGCTGCGCCCACGTAATCACCTCCAGCAGCTCCTCCAGCGTCCCGTACCCTCCTGCATTGCATCGACAAACACATGCTTCACATAGTCACATGATCAGCTTCACCTTCAGTTCAGTACTACACGCGTCTTATCTTGATACGTCAGTCTACTCTCACTCTCTCTGTGAACGTCTCAGCTCTGCACCAATTATTGGCCAAGCTACTAGCTACCACATTCACTTTCAGGCTTGTACCATGTACGCGTGCGTGGCGCTGTTCATTGCCAGCCGGCAGGGGCAGTGTTCCACTGTCCTATTTAGCTGAAACCTGCCAGGGTTTCCTTTCCTTTGCAGGATTCACTAACGTCCTTTTCACCTGATCCTGTTACTAGATACTACCATACTACTCCTAGAGTAGTAGAAATGCATGCTGCAGTATCTGTGACTCTGCGACTGAGAGAGTGACTCACCGGGCAGGGCGATGAAGGCGTCGGACTGCCTCGCCATCTCCGCCTTCCTTTGGTGCATGTCTGCCACCGGCCTCACCTCCCCCACCGTCTCGCCACTTATCTGCCAGAAACAATGCATGGACCAGTGACTAAACTTTCGTctaaattttatgaattttggaggagaatgaaatatttaatttcGAAATTTTCTTTTACAAGGCCCACAAAGTAATTTCTTTTACTGACATGGAAATTGCGCTGTGAAAGAACTGCTTCttgccatgccatgccatgaTGCGAATGTGCAGACAAACACTCGCTAGTTTGTGCGTTCCCCAAGAGGGCCGGGCACGGCATGATTGTGCTCGGAGggaacccaaaaaaaaaaaaaaaaaaaaaaaaattgacactACGTGATGATTTTGCTAGTCATCTCTTGACTCCTTTGGGAATGGTTAAAGGGGCTGATAGGAAGAGGACCACAGCAACAAGGCCACGGGCATAATGTGCTCAAGTGAATGCCGACTGAACCATGACTACCACGATGTAAGTGTCGTGACTAGTCGTACAAAACTCTGCATAAGATGCTGAACTTCTTTCCCTACGACCAGGCAGAAAGGGGATGATGCTACGGCAGGACTTTTGGGGGGAACAAATTTAGCGTCCGTAAAGCTGCGGTTTGCTCACTTGTTTATCCTCACGCCAAGACCTGGGATTTGTGCCAAAAGCACGTACTGCTCTCGATCACAACGTGCTCAGGGCGGATGCATGATTGTTTTATTCCCCAGGTGCCATGTCCCCCGGGACTCCTGCACGGTCGTCCAGAGCCCAAACTCCCAAGCCCATTTGATAATCGCTCCTACGCCGCCCTAACGGCACTTGAAAAACTCACTCAAGAGTGTGCCTGTTCGTACACGCGTACCAATTCAGCAGCAACAGCTTAGCAGATTTGATAGGCAAGCAGCTGTGAGACATGCAAGCGACGGGCAGTGGTAGCAGGAGATGGGAATGGTCGGCGTGCAGGGGAGGGCAGACGGACATACCTCTGGGGTCATGAGCGTCTTGGGAATGACCCTGCGCGTGGACAACAAGATGACAAAAGGAGGTGAGCGCATGGACAGGGCAGCCATTCTTCTGGGGGTTCGTGGCGAGAACGGACGACGCACTTACCCGATGACGTGCCGGCCGCCGTCGTACACGGCCTGGGAGACGAGCCCCATGAGCCCGATGCTGCCCCCGCCGTACACCAGGTCGACGCTCCGCGCCACCTGCGGACACACACAGACACACACACGCATCAGTCCATCGATCCAGTGATTAAACACTCCATGGTGTACTTGTTCCTCGGTGCAGCTCGCACACGTGGTCGGGGTGCTCTGCTTCGTGAGCTGGTAGCCATCGATGCCACTCTTCCATGCGACGGAGCTAGTCCCTTCTGAATATGAGCCCTGAATGCAGTAGGGCCGGCGGCTCGGTTCGACCACGAGCGCGCTACCGATACTCACGCCGGCGTTACCGCCACTGTGAGCTCGTGATTTCACGCAGATGCAGGCGAAAATACAGCACGCGAGCGGATGGCGCAGGGGAGGCAGGCCGGGCAGGCAGGCAGCCCAAAGGAGGACTAAGAGCAGAGCGGCGCAAGAAACAGAGGCGGGGGGGAGAAGAGGGAGGGATCTGCCAAACGCTCAGCAGCTGTTTTCGCTCTTGCAGCCTTCCGTGCTGCGTGATTACTGGCTACTACAGCTGAATTTTGCAGAGTATACTGTGGGTGTGTGTGAGAACTGCAGTGTACAGAGGGATCGTGATGATTTTGCATATCTAGCTAATTTGACTGACGTAGTGAAAACTGCAGGAATTGAGCATGGACGACAGAACCAGAGGCCCAGAGAAGCTAGCACGTACGCATGCTGCGTCTCGGAGACAGGAACCGAAGAAGTGCAACTACTGGGGCACGGGGAGTGCTCTTAGAGCGAATGAGCTGAGTGAGTTACCAGCTCGTTGCCGAGCTCAATGGCGGCGTCATGGTAGCTCCGCTTCTTGCCCTGGCTGCTGCCGCAGAAGACGCAGATCCTCTTGAACCTCGACTGCCTCAtcgtcatctctctctctctctctctctctctctctctctctctaatacCAGCAGCGCTCGTATGTATTTATCGCTCTAGCCTCGCCAGCACTCCTCGCCCCCGTGGCTGGGGTGAGGTGGTGCACACTGAACAGTGTCACTGTACCGCAAGCCAGTAGTGCAAGCAAGCAGCGCGCACTACGACGACATGGGCCTCCTCGCTTGCTGCCGGGCTGAGTAGTGCGCCACCCATGGCTCCTTATATAAACGTGGagcgagaggagagaggagagagaaaggtgCTGTGGAAAATTGCATGCACATGGAGAAAACGCTCCATCCACCCACGGGCCAGGGCCAGCGAGCGATCCGCgctgccggccggccggccgggtgGCTCAGCTTTCCCGTGAAATGGACGGGTGCATGGGTTATTGACGAGTGAGTCACCTTATCTATTTTGCCTGCCGGTGTAAATTGCGTCAAGGCAAAAGTGAGGGTTATCTTTGCCGCATGGTCGTTTTTAGGAAAAGAAAGCATGGTACAGACAGACTTGTAAGTTGATAGTACTTCTTTTTTTATAGGGCGCTGTTTCGATAGGGACATAAACCATTTTCATTTTAAGTGTGGGATTTTAAGACTTTTGAATGAATTTGTTGGGGGCAGAAGCTAAGTCCATTAAGCGTCAAAGCACAATTCCAATATTGATGGTGGTGGAATCGAACATGACAGAATCGCTCTTGGCTTTCTTATCTGAATGAAGGAAAGATATATAAGATTATTGTGACAATGAGATGATTGTTTGTTTATGTCTCTATCTGTATCCAATGCTTTCTCATGTCGAAGCATGTGAGCATGGATCTAAATAAACAACTATTTTGCTTGCTTACTTCTAAATATTAAACCAAAACATATGTTACTATCTCTGTTTTTTACTGGTTGTTTAGAACATCGACACAGTCTCTAGTAAGTACGTTTGATCATTACTTTTGACAACTATGTTTTGGTAAAAATTGATAAAGTTAGatgatgttaaagtatttttcacgataaattcactactatcattttcatatgtcaaattctaatagttttgtgtatattaatgatcaaagtttttaaagtttgacTACACATATTTTAGGACGACATTTATTTAAGAACGGAGGTAGTACTAGATCGTCAATTTCATTACATTGTTATCTCCAAACCCCATTGGCACGTAATCTCTACTATAATTACATTAAACTATATGGTTTGATCTTTTGGAATTTTACATTCAACACTTGCCTTCTTCTCTCTCGTCCTTGGCTGTAGTCGTTAGGGGAGTAGGTTTTGAGGTTAGGGAGGTGCCCTCAGGCTTAGAGGGACCACTTCCATTTTAGAGCCATCAAAGAGAAATTGGATTGGATATAAACCAAATGGAAGTTCagtaacacacacacacacacatatatatataagaaattAAATCTCCAACAGAGTAATTCTGATGACACAACTGAAAGTTTTTTAGAGCCATTCAGAAATGCTTGTCCTGCAGTTGCGTTGCTTGGTTATTAGAGACCTGCAAGAATAAACAATTATCCTTTAAAAGAAAGTAAGACTGCTTGTGACATATGAAACTTTGATTTGAAGATATTtacttgtaatttttttaactaatatttagGTAAACAAGGGCACCTGACTTGGTTGAGTGTTGTAATAGAGAAATGTCGGCTGTGGCTGTAAGCTAATGTGAAAAGCATTGTTGACCGGAGGTAATAGAGGCATAGCATGCTGATGCTGTATTACTTGCAGATTATAGGTTTCACTTGGTACGGTGATATTGGGGGCTATTTC is a genomic window of Phragmites australis chromosome 24, lpPhrAust1.1, whole genome shotgun sequence containing:
- the LOC133907346 gene encoding probable cytokinin riboside 5'-monophosphate phosphoribohydrolase LOGL10 produces the protein MTMRQSRFKRICVFCGSSQGKKRSYHDAAIELGNELVARSVDLVYGGGSIGLMGLVSQAVYDGGRHVIGVIPKTLMTPEISGETVGEVRPVADMHQRKAEMARQSDAFIALPGGYGTLEELLEVITWAQLGIHHKPVGLLNVDGYYNSLLTFIDKAVEEGFINTSARRIIVLAPTAQELMDKLEEYVPYHDRVASTLNWELGH